The following proteins come from a genomic window of Labeo rohita strain BAU-BD-2019 chromosome 25, IGBB_LRoh.1.0, whole genome shotgun sequence:
- the incenp gene encoding inner centromere protein A isoform X3, whose protein sequence is MSSLPETTRSLMEIFNGKLQDFTNEIDNVHMVWLEEIQQEAYRMFSSDFSTEPELMPKTPSQKKTNRRKRVSMELNESSSKRRFSKGKRSNLRRSSVQMTLNTISELVTPYVPNDSSESLIEEPARRTRRKKNTAPAETEPVKRSTRNKGGAKAKAVEEEAENIPDVKDDDEMQDSGSNRDQLLVSEAVVKIPSSERLSADSLLSGAVSPGRSANKIPIAESGLQTTPQGPSRKSVRRSTVVRRSLVDLRRSMTQEAVRRASRRSFLKKKARLGNLTCSSSVSEDICMDVETEGMEITEKQVDAPQMVTEPATETEPEPEPEIVQTECLGDVAAVLLDLVQIRFLMSSHVHLVLPEPEVKDKLPEEIADSPSTSESCRFTRSMARTSGTDGSRSRGDSRTTRSGSKRHAAQEITTPKKKPSPPKKCLTSVAPHMRSFVHTVQKNQMLMMTPGSLGRTNIIKAIKQSASKTDSKLGPGSVERERQKWDALNKKIEQENERKRKIEEERRKKQEEMKRKRDERLKRVVEARVKGEKEKEQEKKKKIEEKMAQLEKKNDMLRVERLAEEKAKRKVATKRQEELELRKKQEEAARQKKLQQVEEEERRHQEMLAKRKAEEEQEKARKLAEATRALELKKEQEREKEKERERERERERERERERQAAAEKERLEREKAIALQKELERAAREKERKEMEEKRKMEERRRAEEERAAASAPAPPTVPAQVSSAKPQAANMLNTTITKGSALNTTVDIENSVLKTPVGKGAAANKTIDLGAGLNVTVDIEQSPQSYQITPKGQKVTVLVNPEDYGMDQNSDDSTDDESAPRKPIPSWAEGMQMQQSIMKQYYNPLDLNAYFGEPEPPKLEAIFKRTKARFFKRTSSAVWHSPPRLGNLGHK, encoded by the exons ATGAGTTCCTTGCCGGAGACTACGCGCTCCCTCATGGAGATTTTTAATGGGAAGCTCCAGGATTTTACCAATGAAATTGACAATGTCCACATGGTGTGGCTGGAGGAGATCCAGCAGGAAGCTTATCGCATGTTTTCCAG TGACTTCAGCACCGAGCCAGAACTCATGCCAAAGACTccatcacagaaaaaaacaaaccgCAGGAAGCGAGTGTCAATGGAGCTCAATGAGTCTAGCAGCAAAAGACG TTTTTCCAAGGGAAAACGCAGCAATCTGCGTCGTTCCTCGGTCCAGATGACCCTGAACACCATCTCTGAACTTGTCACGCCATATGTGCCGAACGACAGCTCTGAGAGCCTGATAGAGGAACCTGCTCGCCGTACACGTCGCAAGAAAAACACTGCTCCTGCTGAAACTGAACCTGTCAAGCGCAGCACCCGTAACAAAGGTGGTGCCAAAGCCAAGGCAGTAGAAGAAGAGGCAGAGAACATTCCAGATGTGAAAGACGACGATGAGATGCAGGATTCAGGCTCCAATCGGGATCAGCTCCTCGTTTCTGAAGCTGTGGTGAAGATTCCCTCCTCGGAGCGTCTAAGTGCGGATTCGCTGCTGAGTGGGGCTGTGTCTCCGGGCCGATCTGCTAATAAAATCCCCATTGCTGAATCTGGGTTGCAGACGACACCTCAAGGCCCATCTCGGAAGTCGGTTCGGCGCTCGACGGTGGTGCGCCGTTCTCTGGTGGACCTCAGGCGTAGCATGACCCAGGAAGCTGTTCGCAGGGCGTCCCGGCGCTCTTTCCTGAAAAAGAAAGCCAGACTGGGAAACTTGACCTGCAGCAGCTCTGTCAGCG AGGACATTTGTATGGATGTTGAAACTGAGGGAATGGAGatcacagaaaaaca GGTTGATGCACCGCAAATGGTGACTGAACCAGCTACTGAAACCGAACCTGAACCAGAACCAGAAATTGTCCAAACTGAG tgtcttggagatgttgctgcagttcttctggatttagtccaAATTAGATTCCTCATGTCATCCCATGTGCACTTggtg TTACCTGAACCTGAGGTAAAGGACAAACTTCCAGAAGAGATTGCTGATTCTCCCAGCACCTCCGAGAGCTGTCGCTTCACACGATCCATGGCTCGTACTTCAGGAACAG ATGGGTCAAGATCCAGAGGAGATAGCCG GACTACACGTTCAGGCTCAAAGCGTCACGCAGCTCAAGAAATCACCACGCCCAAGAAGAAACCGTCTCCTCCAAAGAAGTGCCTCACG AGTGTTGCTCCACATATGCGCTCGTTCGTGCACACGGTGCAGAAGAACCAGATGCTGATGATGACACCCGGGTCTTTGGGCCGCACCAACATCATTAAGGCCATCAAACAATCTGCCTCCAAAACTGACAGCAAG TTGGGCCCTGGCTCTGTG GAGCGAGAACGGCAGAAGTGGGACGCCTTGAACAAGAAAATAGAGCAAGAGAATGAACGAAAGAGAAAGATTGAGGAGGAGAGACGAAAGAAACAGGAAGAAATGAAAAG GAAGCGCGACGAGCGTTTGAAACGGGTTGTTGAGGCTCGAGTGAAAGGTGAGAAGGAGAAGGAgcaggaaaagaaaaagaagattGAAGAAAAGATGGCACAGCTAGAGAAGAAAAATGACATG cTGCGTGTTGAGCGGTTGGCTGAGGAGAAAGCCAAGAGGAAGGTGGCCACTAAAAGACAGGAAGAGCTGGAGCTGCGTAAGAAACAGGAAGAGGCAGCCAGACAAAAGAAACTTCAGCAAGTT GAGGAAGAGGAGCGGCGACATCAGGAAATGCTGGCCAAACGTAAGGCTGAAGAGGAGCAAGAGAAGGCCCGCAAATTGGCCGAGGCCACACGTGCTCTGGAGCTGAAAAAGGAACAAGAGCGGGAGAAAGAGAAGGAACGCGAACGAGAACGGGAGAGAGAACGCGAGCGGGAGCGAGAAAGACAGGCTGCGGCTGAGAa agaaaggctagagagagagaaagctaTCGCTCTTCAGAAGGAACTGGAGAGGGCagccagagagaaagagaggaaggAGATGGAAGAGAAGAGGAAGATG GAAGAGCGGAGGAGGGCAGAAGAGGAAAGGGCAGCAGCCTCTGCCCCGGCGCCCCCTACAGTTCCAGCACAG GTCTCTTCCGCAAAACCACAAGCAGCTAATATGCTCAACACAACTATAACTAAGGGTTCGGCTCTAAACACGACTGTAGATATTGAG AACTCTGTTCTGAAAACTCCAGTTGGGAAAGGAGCTGCTGCCAATAAGACCATAGATCTTGGAGCTGGACTCAACGTGACCGTGGACATTGAG CAATCTCCACAGTCATACCAGATCACTCCTAAGGGCCAGAAAGTGACTGTTTTGGTGAATCCTGAAGATTACGGCATGGACCAGAACAGCGACGACTCAACAGATGATGAATCTGCGCCCAGAAAACCCATCCCATCTTGGGCTGAAG GTATGCAGATGCAGCAGTCTATTATGAAGCAATATTACAATCCACTGGACCTTAATGCATATTTTGGGGAACCTGAACCGCCTAAGCTGGAGGCGATCTTCAAGCGGACCAAAGCTCGCTTCTTTAAGCGCACTAGCTCTGCTGTGTGGCATTCTCCGCCTCGTTTGGGAAATCTGGGCCATAAATAA
- the incenp gene encoding inner centromere protein A isoform X2, producing the protein MSSLPETTRSLMEIFNGKLQDFTNEIDNVHMVWLEEIQQEAYRMFSSDFSTEPELMPKTPSQKKTNRRKRVSMELNESSSKRRFSKGKRSNLRRSSVQMTLNTISELVTPYVPNDSSESLIEEPARRTRRKKNTAPAETEPVKRSTRNKGGAKAKAVEEEAENIPDVKDDDEMQDSGSNRDQLLVSEAVVKIPSSERLSADSLLSGAVSPGRSANKIPIAESGLQTTPQGPSRKSVRRSTVVRRSLVDLRRSMTQEAVRRASRRSFLKKKARLGNLTCSSSVSEDICMDVETEGMEITEKQVDAPQMVTEPATETEPEPEPEIVQTELPEPEVKDKLPEEIADSPSTSESCRFTRSMARTSGTDGSRSRGDSRTTRSGSKRHAAQEITTPKKKPSPPKKCLTSVAPHMRSFVHTVQKNQMLMMTPGSLGRTNIIKAIKQSASKTDSKLGPGSVERERQKWDALNKKIEQENERKRKIEEERRKKQEEMKRKRDERLKRVVEARVKGEKEKEQEKKKKIEEKMAQLEKKNDMLRVERLAEEKAKRKVATKRQEELELRKKQEEAARQKKLQQVEEEERRHQEMLAKRKAEEEQEKARKLAEATRALELKKEQEREKEKERERERERERERERERQAAAEKERLEREKAIALQKELERAAREKERKEMEEKRKMEERRRAEEERAAASAPAPPTVPAQVSSAKPQAANMLNTTITKGSALNTTVDIENSVLKTPVGKGAAANKTIDLGAGLNVTVDIEQSPQSYQITPKGQKVTVLVNPEDYGMDQNSDDSTDDESAPRKPIPSWAEGMQMQQSIMKQYYNPLDLNAYFGEPEPPKLEAIFKRTKARFFKRTSSAVWHSPPRLGNLGHK; encoded by the exons ATGAGTTCCTTGCCGGAGACTACGCGCTCCCTCATGGAGATTTTTAATGGGAAGCTCCAGGATTTTACCAATGAAATTGACAATGTCCACATGGTGTGGCTGGAGGAGATCCAGCAGGAAGCTTATCGCATGTTTTCCAG TGACTTCAGCACCGAGCCAGAACTCATGCCAAAGACTccatcacagaaaaaaacaaaccgCAGGAAGCGAGTGTCAATGGAGCTCAATGAGTCTAGCAGCAAAAGACG TTTTTCCAAGGGAAAACGCAGCAATCTGCGTCGTTCCTCGGTCCAGATGACCCTGAACACCATCTCTGAACTTGTCACGCCATATGTGCCGAACGACAGCTCTGAGAGCCTGATAGAGGAACCTGCTCGCCGTACACGTCGCAAGAAAAACACTGCTCCTGCTGAAACTGAACCTGTCAAGCGCAGCACCCGTAACAAAGGTGGTGCCAAAGCCAAGGCAGTAGAAGAAGAGGCAGAGAACATTCCAGATGTGAAAGACGACGATGAGATGCAGGATTCAGGCTCCAATCGGGATCAGCTCCTCGTTTCTGAAGCTGTGGTGAAGATTCCCTCCTCGGAGCGTCTAAGTGCGGATTCGCTGCTGAGTGGGGCTGTGTCTCCGGGCCGATCTGCTAATAAAATCCCCATTGCTGAATCTGGGTTGCAGACGACACCTCAAGGCCCATCTCGGAAGTCGGTTCGGCGCTCGACGGTGGTGCGCCGTTCTCTGGTGGACCTCAGGCGTAGCATGACCCAGGAAGCTGTTCGCAGGGCGTCCCGGCGCTCTTTCCTGAAAAAGAAAGCCAGACTGGGAAACTTGACCTGCAGCAGCTCTGTCAGCG AGGACATTTGTATGGATGTTGAAACTGAGGGAATGGAGatcacagaaaaaca GGTTGATGCACCGCAAATGGTGACTGAACCAGCTACTGAAACCGAACCTGAACCAGAACCAGAAATTGTCCAAACTGAG TTACCTGAACCTGAGGTAAAGGACAAACTTCCAGAAGAGATTGCTGATTCTCCCAGCACCTCCGAGAGCTGTCGCTTCACACGATCCATGGCTCGTACTTCAGGAACAG ATGGGTCAAGATCCAGAGGAGATAGCCG GACTACACGTTCAGGCTCAAAGCGTCACGCAGCTCAAGAAATCACCACGCCCAAGAAGAAACCGTCTCCTCCAAAGAAGTGCCTCACG AGTGTTGCTCCACATATGCGCTCGTTCGTGCACACGGTGCAGAAGAACCAGATGCTGATGATGACACCCGGGTCTTTGGGCCGCACCAACATCATTAAGGCCATCAAACAATCTGCCTCCAAAACTGACAGCAAG TTGGGCCCTGGCTCTGTG GAGCGAGAACGGCAGAAGTGGGACGCCTTGAACAAGAAAATAGAGCAAGAGAATGAACGAAAGAGAAAGATTGAGGAGGAGAGACGAAAGAAACAGGAAGAAATGAAAAG GAAGCGCGACGAGCGTTTGAAACGGGTTGTTGAGGCTCGAGTGAAAGGTGAGAAGGAGAAGGAgcaggaaaagaaaaagaagattGAAGAAAAGATGGCACAGCTAGAGAAGAAAAATGACATG cTGCGTGTTGAGCGGTTGGCTGAGGAGAAAGCCAAGAGGAAGGTGGCCACTAAAAGACAGGAAGAGCTGGAGCTGCGTAAGAAACAGGAAGAGGCAGCCAGACAAAAGAAACTTCAGCAAGTT GAGGAAGAGGAGCGGCGACATCAGGAAATGCTGGCCAAACGTAAGGCTGAAGAGGAGCAAGAGAAGGCCCGCAAATTGGCCGAGGCCACACGTGCTCTGGAGCTGAAAAAGGAACAAGAGCGGGAGAAAGAGAAGGAACGCGAACGAGAACGGGAGAGAGAACGCGAGCGGGAGCGAGAAAGACAGGCTGCGGCTGAGAa agaaaggctagagagagagaaagctaTCGCTCTTCAGAAGGAACTGGAGAGGGCagccagagagaaagagaggaaggAGATGGAAGAGAAGAGGAAGATG GAAGAGCGGAGGAGGGCAGAAGAGGAAAGGGCAGCAGCCTCTGCCCCGGCGCCCCCTACAGTTCCAGCACAG GTCTCTTCCGCAAAACCACAAGCAGCTAATATGCTCAACACAACTATAACTAAGGGTTCGGCTCTAAACACGACTGTAGATATTGAG AACTCTGTTCTGAAAACTCCAGTTGGGAAAGGAGCTGCTGCCAATAAGACCATAGATCTTGGAGCTGGACTCAACGTGACCGTGGACATTGAG CAATCTCCACAGTCATACCAGATCACTCCTAAGGGCCAGAAAGTGACTGTTTTGGTGAATCCTGAAGATTACGGCATGGACCAGAACAGCGACGACTCAACAGATGATGAATCTGCGCCCAGAAAACCCATCCCATCTTGGGCTGAAG GTATGCAGATGCAGCAGTCTATTATGAAGCAATATTACAATCCACTGGACCTTAATGCATATTTTGGGGAACCTGAACCGCCTAAGCTGGAGGCGATCTTCAAGCGGACCAAAGCTCGCTTCTTTAAGCGCACTAGCTCTGCTGTGTGGCATTCTCCGCCTCGTTTGGGAAATCTGGGCCATAAATAA
- the incenp gene encoding inner centromere protein A isoform X1 yields the protein MSSLPETTRSLMEIFNGKLQDFTNEIDNVHMVWLEEIQQEAYRMFSSDFSTEPELMPKTPSQKKTNRRKRVSMELNESSSKRRFSKGKRSNLRRSSVQMTLNTISELVTPYVPNDSSESLIEEPARRTRRKKNTAPAETEPVKRSTRNKGGAKAKAVEEEAENIPDVKDDDEMQDSGSNRDQLLVSEAVVKIPSSERLSADSLLSGAVSPGRSANKIPIAESGLQTTPQGPSRKSVRRSTVVRRSLVDLRRSMTQEAVRRASRRSFLKKKARLGNLTCSSSVSEDICMDVETEGMEITEKQVDAPQMVTEPATETEPEPEPEIVQTECLGDVAAVLLDLVQIRFLMSSHVHLVLPEPEVKDKLPEEIADSPSTSESCRFTRSMARTSGTDGSRSRGDSRTTRSGSKRHAAQEITTPKKKPSPPKKCLTSVAPHMRSFVHTVQKNQMLMMTPGSLGRTNIIKAIKQSASKTDSKERERQKWDALNKKIEQENERKRKIEEERRKKQEEMKRKRDERLKRVVEARVKGEKEKEQEKKKKIEEKMAQLEKKNDMLRVERLAEEKAKRKVATKRQEELELRKKQEEAARQKKLQQVEEEERRHQEMLAKRKAEEEQEKARKLAEATRALELKKEQEREKEKERERERERERERERERQAAAEKERLEREKAIALQKELERAAREKERKEMEEKRKMEERRRAEEERAAASAPAPPTVPAQVSSAKPQAANMLNTTITKGSALNTTVDIENSVLKTPVGKGAAANKTIDLGAGLNVTVDIEQSPQSYQITPKGQKVTVLVNPEDYGMDQNSDDSTDDESAPRKPIPSWAEGMQMQQSIMKQYYNPLDLNAYFGEPEPPKLEAIFKRTKARFFKRTSSAVWHSPPRLGNLGHK from the exons ATGAGTTCCTTGCCGGAGACTACGCGCTCCCTCATGGAGATTTTTAATGGGAAGCTCCAGGATTTTACCAATGAAATTGACAATGTCCACATGGTGTGGCTGGAGGAGATCCAGCAGGAAGCTTATCGCATGTTTTCCAG TGACTTCAGCACCGAGCCAGAACTCATGCCAAAGACTccatcacagaaaaaaacaaaccgCAGGAAGCGAGTGTCAATGGAGCTCAATGAGTCTAGCAGCAAAAGACG TTTTTCCAAGGGAAAACGCAGCAATCTGCGTCGTTCCTCGGTCCAGATGACCCTGAACACCATCTCTGAACTTGTCACGCCATATGTGCCGAACGACAGCTCTGAGAGCCTGATAGAGGAACCTGCTCGCCGTACACGTCGCAAGAAAAACACTGCTCCTGCTGAAACTGAACCTGTCAAGCGCAGCACCCGTAACAAAGGTGGTGCCAAAGCCAAGGCAGTAGAAGAAGAGGCAGAGAACATTCCAGATGTGAAAGACGACGATGAGATGCAGGATTCAGGCTCCAATCGGGATCAGCTCCTCGTTTCTGAAGCTGTGGTGAAGATTCCCTCCTCGGAGCGTCTAAGTGCGGATTCGCTGCTGAGTGGGGCTGTGTCTCCGGGCCGATCTGCTAATAAAATCCCCATTGCTGAATCTGGGTTGCAGACGACACCTCAAGGCCCATCTCGGAAGTCGGTTCGGCGCTCGACGGTGGTGCGCCGTTCTCTGGTGGACCTCAGGCGTAGCATGACCCAGGAAGCTGTTCGCAGGGCGTCCCGGCGCTCTTTCCTGAAAAAGAAAGCCAGACTGGGAAACTTGACCTGCAGCAGCTCTGTCAGCG AGGACATTTGTATGGATGTTGAAACTGAGGGAATGGAGatcacagaaaaaca GGTTGATGCACCGCAAATGGTGACTGAACCAGCTACTGAAACCGAACCTGAACCAGAACCAGAAATTGTCCAAACTGAG tgtcttggagatgttgctgcagttcttctggatttagtccaAATTAGATTCCTCATGTCATCCCATGTGCACTTggtg TTACCTGAACCTGAGGTAAAGGACAAACTTCCAGAAGAGATTGCTGATTCTCCCAGCACCTCCGAGAGCTGTCGCTTCACACGATCCATGGCTCGTACTTCAGGAACAG ATGGGTCAAGATCCAGAGGAGATAGCCG GACTACACGTTCAGGCTCAAAGCGTCACGCAGCTCAAGAAATCACCACGCCCAAGAAGAAACCGTCTCCTCCAAAGAAGTGCCTCACG AGTGTTGCTCCACATATGCGCTCGTTCGTGCACACGGTGCAGAAGAACCAGATGCTGATGATGACACCCGGGTCTTTGGGCCGCACCAACATCATTAAGGCCATCAAACAATCTGCCTCCAAAACTGACAGCAAG GAGCGAGAACGGCAGAAGTGGGACGCCTTGAACAAGAAAATAGAGCAAGAGAATGAACGAAAGAGAAAGATTGAGGAGGAGAGACGAAAGAAACAGGAAGAAATGAAAAG GAAGCGCGACGAGCGTTTGAAACGGGTTGTTGAGGCTCGAGTGAAAGGTGAGAAGGAGAAGGAgcaggaaaagaaaaagaagattGAAGAAAAGATGGCACAGCTAGAGAAGAAAAATGACATG cTGCGTGTTGAGCGGTTGGCTGAGGAGAAAGCCAAGAGGAAGGTGGCCACTAAAAGACAGGAAGAGCTGGAGCTGCGTAAGAAACAGGAAGAGGCAGCCAGACAAAAGAAACTTCAGCAAGTT GAGGAAGAGGAGCGGCGACATCAGGAAATGCTGGCCAAACGTAAGGCTGAAGAGGAGCAAGAGAAGGCCCGCAAATTGGCCGAGGCCACACGTGCTCTGGAGCTGAAAAAGGAACAAGAGCGGGAGAAAGAGAAGGAACGCGAACGAGAACGGGAGAGAGAACGCGAGCGGGAGCGAGAAAGACAGGCTGCGGCTGAGAa agaaaggctagagagagagaaagctaTCGCTCTTCAGAAGGAACTGGAGAGGGCagccagagagaaagagaggaaggAGATGGAAGAGAAGAGGAAGATG GAAGAGCGGAGGAGGGCAGAAGAGGAAAGGGCAGCAGCCTCTGCCCCGGCGCCCCCTACAGTTCCAGCACAG GTCTCTTCCGCAAAACCACAAGCAGCTAATATGCTCAACACAACTATAACTAAGGGTTCGGCTCTAAACACGACTGTAGATATTGAG AACTCTGTTCTGAAAACTCCAGTTGGGAAAGGAGCTGCTGCCAATAAGACCATAGATCTTGGAGCTGGACTCAACGTGACCGTGGACATTGAG CAATCTCCACAGTCATACCAGATCACTCCTAAGGGCCAGAAAGTGACTGTTTTGGTGAATCCTGAAGATTACGGCATGGACCAGAACAGCGACGACTCAACAGATGATGAATCTGCGCCCAGAAAACCCATCCCATCTTGGGCTGAAG GTATGCAGATGCAGCAGTCTATTATGAAGCAATATTACAATCCACTGGACCTTAATGCATATTTTGGGGAACCTGAACCGCCTAAGCTGGAGGCGATCTTCAAGCGGACCAAAGCTCGCTTCTTTAAGCGCACTAGCTCTGCTGTGTGGCATTCTCCGCCTCGTTTGGGAAATCTGGGCCATAAATAA